The Deinobacterium chartae sequence ACCTCGCTCGAGGCTTTCTTGCGCGACCTGATCCGCATCCGGGCCCTGCCCGGCCACGAGGCCGACATCTGCGCGCGGGTGGTGACCGAGATGCAGGCCCTGGGATTCGACCATGCCTTTGCCGACGCCGCCGGAAACGCCATCGGTGTGGTGCGCGGCCGCGAACGCGGTCCGGCCTGGCTGCTGATTACCCACCTCGACCACGTACACGAGGGTGATCCCACCCTGTGGGCCCATCCGCCGTACGCCGGTCATCTCGAGGGCGACGTGGTGCACGGACGCGGCGCGGTGGACATCAAAGGCCCGCTGAGCGCGCAGGTTCACGCGCTGGGAGCGCTGATAGCGCGCGGCGAGCGCCCGCGCTCCGACGTGATCGTCGCCGCCTTCGTCGAAGAGGAGACCGGCGGGCGTGGGGCCGACGCCTTCTTGCGCAGCCTGCCGCTGCGTCTGCCCGGCGGTGACGCCCTCGAGGTGGGCGCGGCCATCGTGGGCGAACCTTCCAGCAACCGGGTCATGCTGGGGCACCGCGGCGTGGCGCACGTGCACGTGCGCCTGCGGGGCGAGGCGCATCACGCCAGCCTGGGCCTGCACGAGCGCAACCCGCTGTTTGCCCTGGCCGAACTGATGCGCCGGGTGCAAGCCCTCGAACTGCCCACGCACCCGGTGGTGGGCCGCACCACCCTCTCCCCCACCCAGGTAAGCGGCGACTCGGGCAGCGAGAACCTCACCTGCAACACGGTGAGCGTGGTGCTCGACTGGCGCGCGAGCGAGAGCGAGCAGGACATGCGCGCCACCCTGAACGCGCTGCTCACCGACCTGCCCGCCGAGGGCGAACTCGCC is a genomic window containing:
- a CDS encoding M20 family metallopeptidase; translation: MTVPPPAQATSLEAFLRDLIRIRALPGHEADICARVVTEMQALGFDHAFADAAGNAIGVVRGRERGPAWLLITHLDHVHEGDPTLWAHPPYAGHLEGDVVHGRGAVDIKGPLSAQVHALGALIARGERPRSDVIVAAFVEEETGGRGADAFLRSLPLRLPGGDALEVGAAIVGEPSSNRVMLGHRGVAHVHVRLRGEAHHASLGLHERNPLFALAELMRRVQALELPTHPVVGRTTLSPTQVSGDSGSENLTCNTVSVVLDWRASESEQDMRATLNALLTDLPAEGELAPLWTPKNTPGFHIAPDHPLVATLLRHAGHLHPEPGIWNFATDGRYTFAHGIPTVGFGPGDSRLAHTTREQVSLEELRLHAGVLGTLLLEESPPR